From the Juglans microcarpa x Juglans regia isolate MS1-56 chromosome 3D, Jm3101_v1.0, whole genome shotgun sequence genome, the window gaaatgaaatgatatattttaaataaaaataaaatttttgaataaagataacatcaaataatttataaaaaaaatatgtatttagataacaagataagatgaaatggtttttaatttttgagattttaaaaatgtGTGAGTCACAATTGATTAGAGAACTGAAAAGTACATTGTCTACACACTGTTTATTGTCAATTTTTACTGTTTATATCAGTTTTGTACTGTTTATATATTGTTTACTGTCAGtatttactgtttatttaagTGGATGcttttaaaatttagagatgaaatattGTGTGTTTGGATAGAAAAAACTACTGTACtgtacagatgagatgaaaaatatttttgagtaACCAAACGTGGCCTAAACTATTTAGAATGACATACTCCCCATCCAAAGAAACATATCCTATTACCATGGTCTGGTAAAACTGGGTTGTGGTGGTCTAAAGGAACTAGTATTTGTCATTTCATGCTTTATTGTTGCAAAATATTGGAAGGGACTGCATGTGGCACCGTTAGGTCCTTTTGCAGGTTTACGCGGTGGGTGGGGAGGTAACGTTATATTGGAAGAGCTAGCTTGTCGGGTATAAAGGTCTTGGTGGCCCGGTAATttagtttgttattttgtttacaAATTGAACATATGACTGATTTGCAAGAATGGCctggtatttatttattttttttcactttcaatctttattttatttggccAACTTTGCAAGTGGACCGTTTTCTTCATTTATGATTAAACTTGCAAGGTGCAGGGTGTAGTTGCTATGTGTGTTGCTACTATGTGTGCATCAACCGAGAAGGAGCTTATTGTAGTTGGAAAACCATCAACCTTCAGCAAGCTCTGTAAAATGAATATTCTTTCACAATTATCTTgagaatatattttcaaaattaaccaaaatgaatattcttgtaatatatttagagaatattctcataatataatcttttttttttttatattttgaatcaatttaaattttagtttggcttataattttggattaatttgaaatatgacataattatataagtagATATTACGATTATCAAAagatataagtatattattgataattatagaaaatatttataataaataaaaaatattaaaaaaatataatatgtatactatatagaaaaaaaatagataaattgatatatgatatattgtaaaaattgatatataaaatagaaaaataatttttaataatatattttaaaaaataagataaaagaataattgAGAATGCTAGCTCCACGATGACTGTTGTGGTGGTCATCGGTGGctattgttaagatttttttattttcaatttaattttattaatacttgtaTGGATTAAAATTTAAGGAgggtattttaaaaaataggagTAAAATATAACGGAAAGGAAGACCAATTAAGCCGTCAAAATCATATGGATGGACTGACTGGATGGGTTATGGTCTTCTATTTTGAACACTTGTAAAGTATATAGGGTTGGTACAATAATAAGGTGTGTGTAGGGTTATCCAAGTGCAGGCCACCAAAACCTAATTTTCTAGTCAAAGCCAGAGGCCGTCTCTATCTGAATAACTTTTTCCATGTCTCTTAGTAAATCTTCTGGCTATTGAATGCATATGCTTGCAGAATCATACATCGCATAATCTGCTGTAAGCTGTTAAAAGGCAAGATGACTTGAAAAGAACTCGAAGTACAATCTGGAGTCGCGTATGAATGTATGGCAAACAATGTTTAATAAGCAATCATGTACAGTACACGACATGGAGATCGTCGAAGCCGCCCATGTGCCTTTCTTTTAACCTTTATTGAGTACTTCTGGATTACTGGATAAGGATGAGAAGCTGAAATCAACCATCGTTATTGAATAGAGTCCAAAAGAATTAAAGTGAACCAGGAGTAATACTCACCCTCAgtaccctatatatataatatataaaggaAGATTCCTCCaatcaaataaatgaaaattagcACGATCAGCAAGTAAATAAATAGCCAAAAATCAAGGCTGTCAATGCTGTAAGAGTCTGGAATTTTCTTGTATCCGTTAGTCATAATTTTAGAGAACTTACTTAGAATACACTCTCTAATATTGTATAAATTTCTTCATACAATCAATTGAAAGTGTGTGAATATTTTCCCATTCTCGGCAGCAATACAACTCTCCCCTATTACTCTTCAAAATTCATCATAATATTCACCCTCCCcaaacatcaaccaaaacataaacaaacctgaaaatgaggttttgggccCTGGTAATTCTTTGTTTATGGCTGTCTTCATTTCAAAGAGGCTTAGCTGAGCAGTGTGGAGGGCAGGCAGGAGGGGCTCTATGCCCAGGTGGGCAGTGCTGCAGCCAGTTTGGCTGGTGCGGCACCGCACCTGACTACTGCACCAACGGTTGCCAAAGCCAAtgcagtggtggtggtggtggagggaCATAGGCAGTCTCATCTCAAGGAATAACTTTGATCAGTTGTTGAAGCATCGCAACGATGGCGGCTGTCCGGCCAAGGGCTTCTACACCTACGATGCATTCATAAGTGCTGCAAAGTCCTTTCCTGCCTTTGCTGCCACTGGGGACACTGCCACCCGTAAAAGAGAGATTGCTGCTTTCTTAGGCCAAACTTCCCATGAAACTACAAGCTATTTAGTTCAGACCAGGCTATGAAGTTTCATCATATTGTTAGCAGAATTTAACAAAGTGTTCGATCCAGAGATGACATGAAACCTTGATGTCGATCACtaaaacattattaattatGTCCCGATTCCCTGATAAGAATCTTTGTAGTATAGTATCTATGTAGATTCCTGTATTGGTCAGTGAATTAACTTGTGTTGTGATATGCATATGCAGGAGGATGGGCAAGCGCACCAGATGGCCCATACTCTTGGGGATATTGCTATCTTAGGGAACAAAACCCTGGATCCTACCGTGCGTCGGATCCAAATTATCCTTGTGCTCCTGGCAGGCAATATTATGGCCGAGGTCCTATCCAAGTTACATGGTCAGTATACATCAATATCACCTTTGCGATTACATTATCTATATGACTTTTTGTCTTtcaattatactttttttttttttttttttatgtatacaAAATTGTCATTATTCAGGAACTACAACTACGGGAGGTGTGGAAAAGCCATAGGAGTGGATCTGTTGAACAACCCTGACCTTGTGGCCACTAAcccaaaaatctcattcaaaacAGCACTCTGGTTCTGGATGACTCCACAGTCACCAAAGCCGTCGTGCCACGATGTTATGACCGGGAGATGGAATCCATCCGGTGCTGACAGCTCGGCCGGTCGGGTTCCGGGATATGGTGTAGTCACAAACATTATCAATGGTGGACTGGAGTGTGGTAAAGGGTGGAATTCTAAGGTGGAGGATCGCATTGGGTTCTATAAGAGGTATTGTGACATACTTGGGGTTGGATATGGTAACAACCTTGACTGCTACAACCAGAGGTCCTTTGGGAATGGACTATTGGTGGACACCATGTAGATGCATGCACGATCTAGATAACTTTGGGGTTTTGTGCTTCAGAATAATTGATCATTTGGTCAATGGGGAAGTTGATCCTTTCGTTTTTCGTATTATTAAGTCGGTGTATCATATATGTAAGtttctcatttaattttctcttgtgaaataagaaaatacaaataattactGAAAAAAAGGGTTAGtgcaattattttattcaagagaaattttatttgcccTCTTGAGTGAGGAACTGTGTGTATAGTCTTATTAATGAatggaataaaa encodes:
- the LOC121255997 gene encoding LOW QUALITY PROTEIN: endochitinase 1-like (The sequence of the model RefSeq protein was modified relative to this genomic sequence to represent the inferred CDS: inserted 1 base in 1 codon); the protein is MRFWALVILCLWLSSFQRGLAEQCGGQAGGALCPGGQCCSQFGWCGTAPDYCTNGCQSQCSGGGXWRDIGSLISRNNFDQLLKHRNDGGCPAKGFYTYDAFISAAKSFPAFAATGDTATRKREIAAFLGQTSHETTRGWASAPDGPYSWGYCYLREQNPGSYRASDPNYPCAPGRQYYGRGPIQVTWNYNYGRCGKAIGVDLLNNPDLVATNPKISFKTALWFWMTPQSPKPSCHDVMTGRWNPSGADSSAGRVPGYGVVTNIINGGLECGKGWNSKVEDRIGFYKRYCDILGVGYGNNLDCYNQRSFGNGLLVDTM